A stretch of DNA from Rhizoctonia solani chromosome 9, complete sequence:
AGTTGGCTCGTAGGATTTGCCTTGATACTTTTCAATCTCTGGGTCAAAACGGAAGCTCATCATATTGTAAAGGACTATGGGTGGTATTGGGGAGACGTCTTTTTTGAGCGCGGTAGACTTGTCCCATCGCCGTTACCTGATTCTAGCGGTACAGTGTTCGACACTTCCCTCGTCTTTGACGGAGTCTTTGAAATGGCCCCCCATCCGATGTATTCTGTCGGATACGCCGGATATTATGGACTCAGCTTGATAGCTGGAAGCTACGCTCTATTCTTTGTCAGTTTGTGGGCTCATGCGATGCAATTTGGCTTCTTAGTGTGGTTCGAAAATCCTCGTAAGCACCCTTTGTTTTCGTATTCAGATTACAATGGCCGTTCGCAATTGAGCGAATGCTAATATTATGCTCTTAGATATCGAGCGCGCATATGGTCAAAAGCAATTGATCGGTGCGAGAACTCCTCTCGTCCCAAGTACTCCGCTCGCCAGTGCCTTGGAATTACCCAAGCCAGTTCACGGTATGTAGACCAATACATTAACTATTTTAGCTGTTAATAACGGTTCTTTTTGTCTGGGTGTCGTTCGTTCCTCAATTGCTCCATGGCGTCGTTAAATTCGTTATGCAATCTGACCTGCTCGGTATGGATCCTGTCAACCCCTAACTGCTCATCGCAAATCGCCCTCTATGAACTATGACTACTTGCTTTCCTGTACTTGAAATCCGACATCCCGTCCTATAGCCGAGCTTGACCCCGCCGATTTATCCACCCCAGCTCACACTGATGCTGAGACAGAAACCGAAGCTGAGGTTGAAGCAGACACCGACACTCTGTCTCCGGCGTCTCCTTCACGCTCCGTGACGGTCCAGACTTTGCATATCCGAACTGATAGCGACAGTTTAGTCAGGGTTGACAATGATTCCGAAGCGAAGCTTGTCAAGTCACACCGCCCGAGGCACTCGAGAAACAAGTCTACCTCTAAACATGACCTTTTGGCACGTTACTTCAGGAAGGATGTAGTGGGGCTCAAGAACATCGATTTATTGAGGTGCGTTTGGCTCGACTTTCCCGTCTCGCGTTTACTAATATAGCCCGATTCTACTCAGGGCTTCGGACCTTAAACTGGTCCTTTTGACACTATACATAGTTCTTCCTTCTATCCTTCCAAATACGACGGCCACCTACCTTCTTCATGCACTTGCGTGGAGGGTTTTCCATTCTTTCGTATTAGGAGGGATTCTCAGGGCCCAAAGTAAAAGCAAATGGCTCGTGAGACACTTTGTTGAGGTAAGACTTCTACTGAACCATGGTTGAACCAATTAACGACAAGGAACATGCAGCGGTACTACTATGAACACGGAAGGGAAGATGGCGCGCTCGAGGAGTCTTTTACAAATTGGAAACAAATTTATACTATGAGTTTGTACGGGACTTATTGTACGTATACCTCGTCATCGTTTTGGCAGTGGACTCATTTTGGTTTCTCACAGCGTCATTCGCCCTGCTGGCTTGGAAAACCTATACACCACCTGTCGAGTGGACCGCAGGTGATCAACTTCTCAGACATACTCTTGGAGTCGTAAGTGCTTGAATTGATTTAATGCTATATTACCTACTGATATATTTCATTAAGCTCCTACTTGCCTTGCATCTATGGGCTGCGTTGCAGACATTCGAAATCTTGGGAGTATTTGGTCAGTTCAATTTGCGTGTACTGTTGTGTCTCGTTCCTCACGCATATATAGGTTGGTTCTTCGGAGATTTCTTCATTTCGGATTACCCTGCTCAGCTCTCTTATACCGGAATTTACCGATTTTTAAATAATCCTGAGCGAACAATGTCCGGTGCCGCCTTATTTGGTCTCGCTCTTATATCGGAAGTCACGCCGTATTTTCACTTGCGGTGGCTAGTGTTGGTGCGCATTGGTggttcctgagctttgtagagCGGTAGGTGCTTCGTAAGTTGAATATTCCGATTACTGACAAAAGAACAGCCCGCATATGAAGAAGCTATATGGGGATTCGATCCGTAAAGAGGCTGGGCTTACCAAAACTCTCAAGAGTGTCGCAAATAGGAATGCCAACGTAGCGCGGGTTGCCCAGGAGTTCAGCGGGACGTTCGAAAAGGTATACGGCGATGCTGCAGTTGCAATGGAGGACTTTTTATCGCGTTGTAAGCATACCGATGGTAATTTTCCGAGACTGGACTTAAAGATCGCTAGCGGCACCAATCATATCCGAGGTTGTCCAAGACACTCGAGTCTTGCTTCAACAGAGCAAGGAGAGATTGGTTATTACGTGAGTAATTTCTCCCAATATCACAAAGAGCCTACCCCTTAGTCTGTTTACTTCCTCAACCAAATTATCCGGGGAATAACTACGCATCTTAACTGACTCTTGGATCGCAGACGAGTAGCCAACGACTTATCATCTTTCGATGTTAGCAAGTACCGTATGTCAGTTGTACCGATCAGCTCCAACGGAGATTTAGCCTTCCATATTGGGGAACCAATTCGGGTCACATGGCACGCGCCTACCGAGCACTCGAAACGGGATTGGATTGGCATCTATCGGGTGAGCCCCTTTCAGGTGTACGGATAAGCATCCAAAGTGACACAACACATTAAGGTTGGCGCGAATAGCTCAAATCTGGTCACGAAGGTGAACTCGCAAGGAATGTGGGTGCCAGTACATGACGATCAATGGGATGGCGACACACCAGTCTCGCACGGCAAGCAAGACTTACCTGATAGTGGTGAGGTGACATTCCAAAAGGACCAGCTACCTTGGCAAGTCGGTAAATATGAGGTAAGGTAAAATGCTACAAATAAATGGAAGTTCTTACTGAAGGATCACACATTATAGCTAAGGTATCACCACGATGGCAAATATAACGTTATGAGCATTGCTGGCCCCATCGAGATATATGGTTTGTCGCATGAAACAACCATTCCACATAGTCATGGCTTAACATTTTTTAGTGACCAAGCCCGACGCTATTGATTACGATTCAGTCCGCCAGACGCTGCTCTGCATTGTTACTCTCTGCCTCGATTCTGACCCCTCTCTTGTCCCACTCAGCGCCGGAATTAGTCCTGCTAGTCAAGACCCTGCTTCGAGAATCACCCAACCCAGTGGTTTCCGATCTGACCCAGACGACTTCCGTTTCTGGTCGGAACGTCAAGCAAAACGCATTACATCTGCTGTCCATGCTGCTTTCGGAGTGGAGTATTCACCGGAGGTTATCGTAGCTGACGCGAACGTGACTGCGCTATCTAACCGAGTTGTGAATTCTCTGAAACTTCTAGGCCAGGATGCGTAGAATTAATGAGCGCTCGTTGAGAAGGATACGATGAAATAATATTGTACTGTTAAAACGGATGATTTGTGCCCATGCGGGACTGTGATATAGATCACGAATGAATTATAACATCGACCCCATAACGTAAAACTGACGAAAGTAAATTAA
This window harbors:
- a CDS encoding methylene-fatty-acyl-phospholipid synthase, which produces MAKSHLDLVNLALLGGQILLFALLPRVFSRALFLVYFAFWRLAYDVGLGWVLTKQSKRRWIVKQVQVRGWLDNERRPKVYEWIRNELRNKMGTDYSFAELPVEYNTWLLFRQVVDIILINDFLSYCMFAFTVFRVPEDLSLSSHALRWLVGFALILFNLWVKTEAHHIVKDYGWYWGDVFFERGRLVPSPLPDSSGTVFDTSLVFDGVFEMAPHPMYSVGYAGYYGLSLIAGSYALFFVSLWAHAMQFGFLVWFENPHIERAYGQKQLIGARTPLVPSTPLASALELPKPVHAELDPADLSTPAHTDAETETEAEVEADTDTLSPASPSRSVTVQTLHIRTDSDSLVRVDNDSEAKLVKSHRPRHSRNKSTSKHDLLARYFRKDVVGLKNIDLLRASDLKLVLLTLYIVLPSILPNTTATYLLHALAWRVFHSFVLGGILRAQSKSKWLVRHFVERYYYEHGREDGALEESFTNWKQIYTMSLYGTYSSFALLAWKTYTPPVEWTAGDQLLRHTLGVLLLALHLWAALQTFEILGVFGWFFGDFFISDYPAQLSYTGIYRFLNNPERTMSGAALFGLALISEVTPYFHLRWLVPHMKKLYGDSIRKEAGLTKTLKSVANRNANVARVAQEFSGTFEKVYGDAAVAMEDFLSRSAPIISEVVQDTRVLLQQSKERLVITRVANDLSSFDVSKYRMSVVPISSNGDLAFHIGEPIRVTWHAPTEHSKRDWIGIYRVGANSSNLVTKVNSQGMWVPVHDDQWDGDTPVSHGKQDLPDSGEVTFQKDQLPWQVGKYELRYHHDGKYNVMSIAGPIEIYVTKPDAIDYDSVRQTLLCIVTLCLDSDPSLVPLSAGISPASQDPASRITQPSGFRSDPDDFRFWSERQAKRITSAVHAAFGVEYSPEVIVADANVTALSNRVVNSLKLLGQDA